One Rhizobium sp. NRK18 genomic window carries:
- a CDS encoding SDR family NAD(P)-dependent oxidoreductase, giving the protein MGRVSGRSCLVTGAARGIGRAIGRALLEEGADVCFADIDEGGARRAAEDAAELAHNAGGKVAYCGVNVTDRASVQAMIAHVAASFGKLDVSFNNAGVNKPMNFLDVTEENWNFIMNVNALGCMIGMQEAAHQMIRQATGGKIINTASIASRQGFDNVAPYCASKWAVVSLTQSGARDLAKHNITVTGFAPGVVATEMWEEVDRDLMNIGAAQRPGQAMEEFASGILKGRVAKPADITGTTTFLASPESDYMTGQIVMIDGGMTLV; this is encoded by the coding sequence ATGGGACGTGTGTCCGGACGGTCATGCCTTGTCACAGGCGCAGCCCGAGGTATTGGTCGTGCGATCGGACGGGCGCTGCTCGAGGAAGGCGCCGATGTCTGCTTCGCCGACATCGATGAAGGTGGCGCGAGGCGGGCGGCCGAAGACGCTGCCGAATTGGCGCATAACGCGGGCGGCAAGGTTGCCTATTGCGGTGTAAACGTTACAGACCGGGCATCGGTGCAGGCCATGATAGCCCATGTCGCGGCAAGCTTCGGCAAGCTGGATGTCAGCTTCAACAATGCCGGCGTCAACAAGCCGATGAATTTCCTCGACGTGACCGAGGAGAACTGGAATTTCATCATGAATGTCAACGCTTTGGGATGCATGATCGGCATGCAGGAGGCGGCGCATCAGATGATCCGGCAGGCGACCGGCGGCAAGATCATCAACACGGCTTCGATTGCCAGCCGCCAGGGCTTCGACAATGTCGCCCCCTATTGCGCGAGCAAGTGGGCCGTGGTCTCGTTGACCCAGTCGGGGGCACGTGATCTGGCCAAGCACAACATCACCGTTACCGGCTTCGCACCGGGAGTTGTCGCCACGGAAATGTGGGAGGAAGTGGATCGCGACCTGATGAACATCGGCGCGGCGCAAAGGCCGGGGCAGGCGATGGAGGAATTCGCGTCCGGCATCTTGAAGGGCCGCGTTGCCAAGCCCGCCGACATCACCGGCACCACCACCTTTCTGGCATCGCCAGAAAGTGACTACATGACCGGACAGATCGTCATGATCGACGGTGGAATGACTCTGGTCTGA
- a CDS encoding ABC transporter permease produces MAHLMKSGFAARIAQQGILIAFILFMIGFTIANPRFLELDNVMGVVRSSAILGVMALGVTFVVISGNLDLSVGSMMSFSTIVVLDLHDRIGPALAIPTMFIMTLALGALIGLLVGYLRLNSLIVTLGMLSAIHGLTLTYSGGKNMDIADKEGTWFSVFGQGSVAGVPVPILIFAALGIVLAVVLARTPFGRKVYAVGGNGVAATFSGVRRARVIFCCYLLSSFCVATAGLIQASRSLGSQNTVGQGLELEVLAAVILGGASLLGGSGTIFKTVIGVLILGFIQNGLLLVGLHFYVQYVVTWIIIILAVWLDIAAKRGKLWSAIA; encoded by the coding sequence ATGGCACATCTTATGAAATCGGGCTTTGCCGCGCGCATTGCCCAGCAGGGCATCCTGATTGCCTTCATCCTGTTCATGATCGGCTTCACGATCGCCAATCCGCGGTTTCTAGAACTCGACAACGTCATGGGCGTCGTCCGGTCATCCGCTATTCTCGGCGTGATGGCACTCGGCGTAACGTTCGTCGTCATCAGCGGAAACCTCGATCTTTCGGTTGGATCGATGATGTCGTTTTCGACCATCGTCGTTCTCGATCTGCATGACAGGATCGGACCGGCACTCGCCATTCCGACAATGTTCATCATGACGCTGGCGCTGGGCGCCCTGATCGGCCTTCTGGTCGGCTATCTTCGCCTCAATTCGCTAATCGTCACGCTCGGTATGCTGTCTGCCATTCACGGGCTGACGCTGACCTACTCGGGCGGCAAGAACATGGACATAGCCGACAAGGAGGGGACGTGGTTTTCCGTCTTCGGCCAGGGAAGCGTCGCCGGCGTACCGGTGCCGATCTTGATCTTCGCCGCTTTGGGCATCGTGCTGGCCGTGGTCTTGGCGCGAACGCCATTCGGTCGAAAGGTCTACGCGGTCGGCGGAAACGGCGTGGCGGCGACATTTTCCGGCGTTCGCCGGGCGCGGGTGATCTTTTGTTGTTATCTGCTGTCGTCCTTTTGCGTGGCGACTGCCGGTCTCATTCAGGCCAGCCGGTCGCTCGGCAGCCAGAATACGGTCGGGCAGGGGCTGGAACTGGAGGTGCTGGCGGCGGTCATCCTCGGCGGCGCCTCGCTGCTCGGCGGTTCGGGAACCATCTTCAAGACCGTGATCGGCGTTCTGATCCTCGGCTTCATACAGAATGGACTGCTTCTCGTCGGACTGCACTTCTATGTCCAGTATGTGGTGACCTGGATCATCATCATCCTTGCTGTCTGGCTCGATATCGCGGCCAAGCGCGGCAAGCTCTGGTCGGCGATCGCGTAG
- a CDS encoding ABC transporter permease yields the protein MFQAGTLSTFLKRGAIWGFIILELVFFSAAGHFLSLSDKAFMDVGNMLLLFKQAAPLGIIAAGMTIIMINGNIDLSVGATFALAGIVLLDSMTWPVFSGLGNWVIPISWLLALGTGVALGALNGLIVWKTGVDAFIVTLGSMLGYRGLVFMYNGEQPTSNLNWTLVDFAEARLLGVHTATWFLLGVTAILWFVMRHTVHGRNAYAIGDNREAAVNAGIRVGPHFLINFMIIGFLAALSAVVFYSESGSVNPNDGELYELWVITAVVLGGTKLTGGAGSIISTFGGVLAIELLRKGLAYIGTNTETVNLVIGLILIAVLFLDRQLNIKGKETLKI from the coding sequence ATGTTTCAAGCAGGAACACTCAGCACGTTTCTCAAGCGCGGCGCCATTTGGGGCTTCATCATCCTTGAATTGGTGTTCTTCTCGGCAGCCGGCCATTTCCTTTCCCTGTCGGACAAGGCCTTCATGGATGTGGGCAACATGTTGCTTCTGTTCAAGCAGGCCGCACCGCTCGGCATCATCGCCGCCGGCATGACGATCATCATGATTAACGGCAATATCGATCTCTCGGTCGGCGCCACCTTTGCGCTGGCGGGTATCGTTCTGCTGGACAGCATGACCTGGCCGGTGTTCAGTGGGCTGGGGAACTGGGTTATCCCGATCTCCTGGCTTCTGGCCCTTGGCACCGGTGTGGCTCTCGGCGCACTGAACGGCCTCATCGTCTGGAAAACGGGCGTCGACGCCTTCATCGTCACGCTTGGGTCGATGCTCGGCTATCGCGGTCTCGTCTTCATGTACAACGGCGAGCAGCCCACATCGAACCTGAACTGGACGCTGGTGGACTTTGCCGAAGCGCGCTTGTTGGGCGTCCATACGGCGACATGGTTCCTGCTCGGCGTGACGGCGATCCTGTGGTTCGTCATGCGCCACACGGTGCACGGCCGCAATGCCTATGCGATCGGCGACAATCGCGAGGCAGCGGTCAATGCCGGGATCCGGGTAGGCCCGCATTTCCTGATCAATTTCATGATTATAGGCTTCCTCGCCGCACTTTCAGCCGTGGTCTTCTATTCGGAGTCGGGCTCCGTCAATCCCAATGACGGCGAGCTGTACGAATTGTGGGTAATCACTGCGGTCGTCCTTGGAGGAACCAAGCTGACCGGAGGTGCCGGATCGATCATCTCCACCTTCGGTGGCGTTCTCGCCATCGAGCTTCTGCGCAAGGGACTGGCCTACATCGGCACGAATACCGAAACGGTCAATCTGGTGATCGGCCTGATCCTGATCGCCGTCCTGTTTCTCGACAGGCAGCTGAACATCAAGGGCAAGGAGACGTTGAAGATATGA
- a CDS encoding sugar ABC transporter ATP-binding protein produces MSEVAPALRLEGIIKTFPGVRALDDVSFAVLPGEVHALMGENGAGKSTLMKVLGGIHQPDGGRIFVGDKPVVMSNPLEAKSKGIVFIHQELSLAEELTAAENIYLGELPRKSFGRVDWPTLFARTDEILKRLNVSFDARTIVGSLSIANQQMVEIARALTVDAKAVIFDEPTASLTDAEKIVLFDVIADLKGRGVGIVYISHRMEEIFKITDRISVLRDGEFRGTLKTAETNEDEVTQLMIGRSLDLTRNAIHHQLGDVALEVRGLSCGRLFSDVSFTVRSGEVVGFYGLVGAGRTEIAETLFGLREPSAGTIIVAGEETDIRSPADAIAKGISLVPEDRKSQGLVLGMNCRDNMTLPQVDGLTAGPFVAEGLEIAIFDQYRDRLDIRTPGWKQLVGNLSGGNQQKIVIAKWLSMHPNVLIVDEPTRGIDVGSKSEIHNLIRDLAAHGYAVIVISSEMPEVLHVSDRIIAMYQGRIMNTFTSEDVTEDNLIQAISGMKPAQQEVA; encoded by the coding sequence ATGAGCGAGGTTGCACCTGCCCTTCGGCTTGAGGGCATCATCAAGACATTTCCCGGGGTCCGTGCGCTTGACGACGTCTCCTTTGCCGTACTTCCGGGCGAGGTTCATGCCCTCATGGGGGAAAACGGCGCAGGAAAGTCGACCCTCATGAAGGTGCTCGGCGGCATTCACCAACCCGACGGCGGACGCATATTCGTCGGCGACAAGCCGGTGGTGATGAGTAATCCGCTGGAGGCAAAGTCGAAAGGCATCGTCTTCATCCATCAGGAACTCAGTCTGGCGGAAGAACTGACTGCGGCCGAGAACATCTATCTGGGCGAACTGCCGCGCAAATCCTTCGGCAGGGTGGACTGGCCAACACTGTTTGCCCGCACGGACGAAATCCTGAAACGCCTGAACGTGTCGTTCGATGCGAGAACCATTGTCGGGTCGCTTTCGATCGCCAATCAGCAGATGGTGGAGATCGCCCGGGCGCTCACAGTTGATGCCAAGGCGGTGATTTTCGACGAACCGACCGCATCGCTGACGGATGCGGAGAAGATCGTGCTCTTCGATGTGATTGCTGACCTGAAAGGCCGGGGCGTTGGCATTGTCTACATCTCTCACCGGATGGAGGAGATCTTCAAGATCACCGACCGGATCAGCGTGCTGCGTGACGGGGAGTTTCGCGGGACGCTGAAGACCGCCGAGACCAACGAGGACGAGGTCACGCAACTGATGATCGGACGGTCGCTCGACCTGACGCGCAATGCGATCCACCATCAACTGGGCGATGTCGCGCTCGAGGTGAGGGGGCTGTCCTGTGGCCGGCTCTTTTCCGATGTCAGCTTCACCGTGCGCAGCGGAGAGGTCGTGGGCTTTTACGGACTTGTCGGTGCCGGCCGCACGGAAATCGCCGAGACGCTGTTCGGATTGCGCGAGCCGAGCGCCGGTACGATCATCGTCGCGGGGGAGGAAACCGACATCCGCTCTCCGGCAGATGCGATTGCGAAAGGCATTTCTCTCGTGCCGGAGGACCGAAAGTCCCAGGGCCTGGTGCTCGGCATGAACTGCCGGGACAACATGACGCTGCCGCAAGTGGATGGTCTGACCGCAGGTCCGTTCGTGGCGGAGGGATTGGAAATCGCGATCTTCGATCAATACCGCGACCGCCTCGACATCCGCACACCGGGCTGGAAGCAACTCGTCGGCAATCTTTCCGGTGGTAACCAGCAGAAGATCGTCATCGCCAAGTGGCTGTCCATGCATCCCAATGTGCTGATCGTTGATGAGCCGACGCGCGGCATCGACGTCGGGTCGAAATCCGAAATTCACAATCTGATCCGAGATCTCGCCGCCCATGGCTACGCCGTCATCGTCATCAGCTCCGAAATGCCGGAGGTGCTGCACGTCAGCGATCGCATCATTGCGATGTACCAGGGCCGGATCATGAACACGTTTACCTCGGAGGACGTGACGGAAGACAATCTCATCCAGGCCATTTCGGGGATGAAGCCTGCGCAACAGGAGGTGGCCTGA
- a CDS encoding NAD(P)-dependent oxidoreductase — translation MRIGFVGLGRMGTHMVRNLARAGFELVLWNRTREKAEDLARSLGAAIAETPASLAAECDVVITMLADDASSELVHFGKDGLFSARHPDGDCARYFIEMGTMSSKHIEALVEAAPPGAFVIDAPVSGATQAAEAAQLTIMAGCDEAVAGPLTPIFSAVGNRTICLGRAGAGAAMKLAVNSLIHGLNQTLAEALTLAEAAGIRPDTAFDVIEASAACAPMLKYRRALYLNESAHEVTFTVALARKDMAVAAELAQSLGIAMPQGRVTLSKLMEAEAAGYAARDMASIVNFMREENR, via the coding sequence ATGCGGATCGGCTTCGTCGGTCTTGGCCGCATGGGAACCCATATGGTCCGCAATCTCGCGCGTGCCGGCTTCGAGTTGGTCCTGTGGAACCGCACACGGGAAAAGGCTGAAGATCTCGCCAGATCGCTGGGAGCTGCCATCGCCGAAACGCCCGCATCGCTCGCTGCGGAGTGCGACGTGGTTATCACCATGCTTGCCGATGATGCTTCGTCGGAGCTCGTTCATTTCGGCAAGGACGGTCTCTTTTCGGCGCGACACCCCGATGGCGATTGTGCCCGCTATTTCATCGAAATGGGCACGATGAGCTCGAAGCATATCGAGGCGCTTGTCGAGGCAGCACCCCCGGGTGCCTTTGTGATAGACGCGCCTGTGTCCGGTGCGACGCAGGCCGCCGAAGCGGCACAGCTGACCATTATGGCGGGATGTGACGAGGCGGTCGCAGGGCCGCTCACGCCGATCTTCTCGGCCGTTGGCAACCGGACCATCTGCCTCGGCCGGGCCGGAGCCGGGGCTGCAATGAAGCTCGCCGTCAATTCGCTCATCCACGGCCTCAATCAGACACTGGCGGAAGCCCTGACACTTGCCGAGGCAGCGGGTATTCGGCCCGACACGGCATTCGACGTAATCGAAGCCAGCGCCGCCTGTGCGCCGATGCTCAAGTATCGACGAGCGCTCTACCTGAATGAAAGCGCTCACGAGGTGACGTTCACGGTCGCTCTGGCACGCAAGGACATGGCCGTTGCCGCTGAACTTGCACAGTCCCTCGGCATCGCCATGCCTCAAGGCAGGGTCACGCTATCAAAACTCATGGAAGCCGAAGCGGCGGGTTATGCGGCGCGAGATATGGCTTCGATCGTCAATTTCATGCGGGAGGAAAATCGATGA
- a CDS encoding ThuA domain-containing protein, producing the protein MKAALFVGGWEGHAPTDFADWYSALLRDNGFTVDVYDTLEPLENPEMLSDVNLITPIWSSARSGHQEEFGNMTKLQEDGLLKLIAAGCGIAGWHGHMGDAFRDRPTYHFLIGGQFVAHPPGWPDNLQPREDYIDYDVTICRPDDPIVKGIRSFRLRSEQYYMLVDPSNEVLVTTTFSGDHLWWIEGTVIPVVWKRRWDQGRVFYCSIGHELDDLRVHQVTEIIRRGALWAAKSRD; encoded by the coding sequence ATGAAGGCAGCCCTTTTCGTTGGTGGCTGGGAAGGCCATGCCCCGACGGATTTCGCAGACTGGTATTCGGCACTGCTGCGTGACAACGGCTTCACGGTTGACGTCTACGATACGCTGGAACCGCTGGAAAATCCGGAGATGCTGTCGGATGTCAATCTGATCACACCGATATGGTCTTCCGCGCGTTCGGGTCATCAGGAAGAGTTCGGCAACATGACCAAGCTCCAGGAGGATGGCCTCTTGAAGCTGATTGCCGCCGGTTGCGGTATCGCCGGCTGGCACGGCCATATGGGTGATGCTTTCCGCGACCGTCCGACCTATCATTTCCTGATCGGGGGCCAGTTCGTCGCCCATCCCCCCGGCTGGCCCGACAATCTGCAGCCTCGGGAAGACTACATCGACTACGATGTCACCATCTGCAGGCCCGACGATCCGATCGTCAAAGGCATACGCAGTTTCCGGCTGCGCTCCGAGCAGTATTACATGCTTGTCGATCCCTCCAACGAAGTGCTGGTCACCACGACATTTTCCGGTGACCATTTATGGTGGATCGAGGGCACAGTAATTCCCGTCGTTTGGAAGAGGCGGTGGGACCAGGGCCGAGTGTTTTATTGCTCGATTGGTCACGAACTGGATGACCTGCGGGTGCACCAGGTTACCGAAATCATCCGACGCGGCGCGCTGTGGGCGGCAAAGTCGCGCGACTGA
- a CDS encoding autotransporter outer membrane beta-barrel domain-containing protein: MKAVRPSTSAAAIVVAIILPQTAHAACSVPTSGLITVDDMCFYDLAPGTVHSVFADGRSLFDIVNRGELNDNTYGAYGALDVLDGFDFSFVNEGTMTGNAAGISVFDSWYFGLYNAGTIDSESDSGIAVRRSLDFDLINSGTIDGEYGAIQIVDGENFYLLNTETGVLKGNGSSLDVRGRGDVIIENHGRMESFVTLHAPARMLNTGYIFALGTSGEAIELYQSGHIENLVFLTGGNTLYIEPGASFGSSVNFVNTSNNTIHFAPGSYTMAVQGFAEDANDVTLHNRFQSLVVTGDPANEAVLDVVQSNGASALPGAIGRQIGAISDIVGGIAPQGGTPNGNAALAYASAPTLTGAAAAVTNVVGASSYEPSRFFWLSGYGGGGRDRANLTDTAHAGLVTGYEIREGVIRAGFLGGIGQLSNDGPAGTGSVDADNAFAGAYYGGQHGAYDIDALLIAGGLRAETTRDVSGGDNAATGSYDGWYIAPELAVSRRLALSDGWSLTPGARLRYVGTWLDGYTETGSVQNVSYDDRSSHVVEGSLEVRLGKAHTFENGMNLRFDLSATLVESLNLGDPRYDATLVNTAFTTSAFADRAVTGGTFEVSAELNVTDSFSVYGGGRLAFYSDDSWWWSAKGGVKVGF, from the coding sequence GTGAAAGCCGTCCGCCCCTCCACCTCCGCCGCGGCCATCGTCGTCGCGATCATCCTGCCGCAGACCGCGCATGCCGCGTGCAGCGTCCCCACGTCCGGCCTGATCACCGTCGACGATATGTGCTTCTACGACCTCGCACCGGGTACCGTGCACAGCGTCTTTGCTGACGGTCGGTCGCTGTTCGACATTGTCAACCGGGGCGAACTGAACGACAACACCTACGGGGCTTACGGCGCGCTGGATGTTCTTGACGGGTTCGACTTCTCGTTCGTCAACGAAGGTACGATGACGGGAAATGCTGCCGGTATCAGCGTCTTCGATTCCTGGTATTTCGGTCTGTATAACGCAGGCACGATCGATTCCGAGTCGGACAGCGGGATCGCCGTCCGCCGTTCACTTGATTTTGATCTGATCAACAGCGGCACGATCGACGGCGAGTATGGAGCGATCCAGATCGTGGACGGTGAGAATTTCTACCTGCTTAACACCGAAACGGGCGTGCTCAAGGGTAACGGGTCCTCGCTTGATGTCCGCGGAAGAGGAGACGTAATCATCGAAAATCACGGGCGGATGGAAAGTTTCGTCACCCTCCATGCTCCGGCGCGGATGTTGAACACGGGTTATATCTTCGCGCTCGGCACCTCGGGCGAAGCGATCGAACTCTACCAGTCCGGCCATATCGAGAATTTGGTCTTTCTGACCGGCGGCAACACGCTTTACATCGAGCCGGGCGCCAGCTTCGGGTCTTCGGTCAATTTCGTGAATACTTCGAACAACACCATTCACTTCGCCCCAGGCAGCTACACGATGGCGGTGCAAGGGTTTGCCGAGGACGCCAACGACGTCACCCTCCACAACCGCTTCCAGAGTCTCGTCGTCACCGGTGATCCGGCAAACGAGGCGGTGCTCGATGTGGTTCAGTCCAACGGAGCCTCGGCACTGCCCGGCGCCATCGGCCGGCAGATCGGCGCAATCAGCGACATCGTCGGCGGCATCGCGCCGCAAGGCGGCACTCCAAACGGCAACGCAGCGCTCGCCTATGCATCGGCGCCAACACTGACCGGCGCGGCGGCTGCCGTCACTAACGTGGTTGGCGCCTCGTCATACGAACCGTCCCGCTTCTTCTGGCTCAGCGGTTACGGCGGCGGTGGGCGCGACCGAGCAAACCTCACCGACACCGCCCACGCCGGTCTGGTGACGGGCTACGAAATACGTGAGGGAGTGATACGCGCCGGCTTCCTTGGCGGCATCGGGCAATTGTCCAATGACGGGCCCGCCGGCACCGGATCGGTCGATGCCGACAACGCCTTCGCGGGCGCCTATTACGGCGGGCAGCATGGCGCCTATGATATCGATGCGTTGCTCATCGCCGGCGGTTTGCGGGCGGAGACGACCCGTGACGTCAGCGGCGGCGACAATGCCGCGACCGGCTCCTATGACGGCTGGTACATCGCCCCCGAACTCGCCGTCAGCCGCAGGCTGGCGCTGTCCGACGGCTGGTCACTCACCCCGGGCGCCCGACTGCGCTATGTCGGCACCTGGCTCGACGGCTATACCGAGACCGGTTCCGTGCAGAATGTCAGCTATGACGACCGGTCGTCGCATGTGGTCGAGGGCAGCCTCGAAGTCCGGCTCGGCAAGGCGCACACTTTCGAAAATGGCATGAACCTTCGCTTCGACCTTTCCGCCACGCTGGTCGAAAGCCTCAACCTCGGTGACCCGCGCTACGACGCCACGTTGGTCAATACTGCTTTCACCACGTCAGCCTTTGCCGATCGGGCCGTGACCGGCGGCACCTTCGAAGTGTCTGCAGAACTGAATGTGACCGACAGTTTCAGTGTTTATGGCGGCGGCAGGCTGGCATTCTATAGCGACGACAGTTGGTGGTGGTCAGCCAAGGGCGGGGTCAAAGTCGGCTTCTGA
- a CDS encoding helix-turn-helix domain-containing protein — protein sequence MKVQNFSTSHFAPGDRFEAFSLRIGSMFDMGAPDREEATRFSASIESLNMGTMLVSAMQTHEFVYERSRRRIVRDFIDHLMIRVDLDRPPGEGGRTRSVLIIDLGQVSERNLTPEHNVSVVLPRRIFGSHADALARLHQTPLFHGGALFLGDHLVSIMRHGGDLHGPIPEGVAALTPSLVTTCLAPSAGHVSKEAQGDFELALLSRARQIIDDRLASPRLTPDMLAREIGVSRSTLYRIFEPAGGVARVIREARMKAAARAIADLESGVRIGDIAHQFCFSSDAQFTRSFKAHHGYTPSEYRAAVVADRGWTSAVKPAADGRLFPGWLANL from the coding sequence TTGAAAGTACAGAACTTCTCCACCAGCCATTTCGCTCCGGGCGATCGGTTCGAGGCGTTCAGCCTTCGTATCGGTTCGATGTTCGACATGGGCGCTCCAGACAGGGAGGAGGCGACGCGCTTTTCGGCCAGCATCGAGAGCCTCAACATGGGAACGATGCTGGTCAGCGCCATGCAGACACACGAATTCGTCTACGAGCGCAGCCGCCGGCGTATCGTGCGTGATTTCATCGATCACCTGATGATCCGCGTCGACCTCGATCGCCCACCGGGCGAAGGTGGAAGGACGCGCAGCGTCCTCATCATCGATCTCGGTCAGGTCTCCGAACGCAATCTCACACCGGAGCACAATGTCTCGGTAGTGCTGCCCCGGCGCATTTTCGGATCGCACGCAGACGCGCTTGCGCGTCTTCACCAAACGCCGCTATTTCACGGCGGCGCACTCTTTCTCGGCGATCATCTCGTCTCGATCATGCGTCACGGCGGCGATCTCCATGGACCGATTCCCGAAGGGGTTGCTGCCCTGACTCCTTCACTCGTCACCACCTGTCTGGCGCCCTCGGCCGGTCACGTGTCGAAGGAGGCGCAGGGCGATTTCGAACTGGCACTTCTCTCGCGGGCCCGGCAGATCATCGACGACCGGCTGGCCTCGCCACGACTGACGCCCGACATGCTGGCACGCGAGATCGGCGTGTCGCGTTCAACACTCTATCGGATATTCGAGCCGGCGGGCGGTGTGGCCAGGGTAATCCGGGAAGCTCGAATGAAGGCTGCGGCCCGCGCCATCGCCGATCTCGAAAGCGGAGTGCGCATCGGCGACATCGCCCACCAGTTCTGCTTTTCGAGCGACGCCCAGTTCACCCGCAGCTTCAAGGCCCATCACGGCTATACGCCGAGCGAATACCGGGCGGCGGTCGTGGCTGATCGTGGCTGGACCAGTGCGGTGAAACCGGCCGCCGACGGACGGCTCTTTCCGGGCTGGCTCGCCAACCTCTGA
- a CDS encoding response regulator → MTLDRILVVDDEPQIQRFLRPALNAAGYDVLQASTGAEALKAAATAAPDVIILDLGLPDMDGKDVVAQLRGWSDIPIIILSARERESEKIAALDLGADDYVEKPFGIGELAARIRTALRHKSRTSTTATHIEIDGLEIDTLRRVVMRDGMAIRLTPKEYDLLVLLARHAGRVVTHRTLLTSVWGPAHEEDLQYLRVFIGQLRQKIERNPGEPWIIRTEPGVGYRFAESDQGGS, encoded by the coding sequence ATGACCCTCGATCGCATCCTTGTCGTCGACGATGAACCGCAGATCCAGCGCTTCCTCAGGCCCGCTCTCAATGCCGCCGGCTACGACGTGCTCCAGGCAAGCACGGGCGCGGAGGCATTGAAGGCAGCGGCAACCGCTGCCCCGGATGTCATTATCCTCGATCTCGGGCTTCCCGACATGGACGGCAAGGATGTTGTCGCCCAGTTGCGCGGATGGTCGGACATCCCGATCATCATCCTGTCCGCCCGTGAACGCGAAAGCGAGAAGATCGCTGCCCTCGATCTGGGCGCCGATGACTATGTCGAAAAGCCATTCGGTATCGGCGAACTGGCGGCGCGCATCCGCACAGCACTTCGGCACAAGAGCCGCACAAGCACGACTGCCACGCATATCGAGATTGACGGTCTGGAGATCGACACATTGCGGCGCGTCGTTATGCGTGACGGCATGGCAATCAGGCTCACGCCCAAGGAATACGATCTTCTCGTTCTTCTGGCCAGGCATGCCGGCCGGGTCGTCACCCACCGGACGCTGCTGACCTCCGTCTGGGGGCCAGCGCATGAAGAAGACCTCCAGTACCTCCGCGTCTTCATTGGTCAACTCCGCCAGAAAATCGAACGCAATCCGGGAGAACCGTGGATCATCCGGACCGAACCGGGCGTGGGTTACCGTTTTGCGGAAAGCGATCAAGGCGGCTCGTGA